Proteins encoded by one window of Moorella humiferrea:
- the istB gene encoding IS21-like element helper ATPase IstB encodes MSNKLTCYLENQMQALKLKGMLAHYQEVTEKASQNNLSYTEYLSLLFEEELKRKNEGTVKTKINKARFPFIKTLEEFDFSFQPSIREKEIIALGSLDFVEKKENIIFLGPPGVGKTHLSVALGIKACMAKYRVAFITAQKLLEELLLSAKDGSLLDKLLSYSRLNLLIIDELGYMPVTKEQANLLFRLVSMRYEKGSIILTSNYNFNEWGEIFSDQVVAAAIIDRLVHHARIFYINGTSYRLKGKLKAANDR; translated from the coding sequence ATGAGCAACAAATTAACCTGTTATCTGGAAAATCAGATGCAGGCCTTAAAACTAAAGGGGATGCTCGCCCATTACCAGGAGGTAACAGAGAAGGCTTCGCAAAACAACCTCTCTTATACCGAATACCTCTCCCTCCTCTTTGAAGAGGAGTTAAAAAGGAAAAACGAAGGCACGGTCAAGACGAAAATCAATAAAGCACGTTTCCCCTTTATCAAAACCCTGGAGGAATTTGACTTTAGCTTTCAACCATCCATCCGGGAAAAAGAAATTATCGCTTTAGGCTCCCTGGATTTTGTGGAGAAAAAGGAGAATATCATCTTCCTGGGTCCCCCTGGGGTCGGCAAGACGCATCTGTCAGTGGCCTTAGGTATCAAGGCCTGCATGGCTAAATATCGGGTAGCATTTATCACGGCCCAGAAGCTTTTAGAAGAACTACTTTTGAGCGCCAAAGACGGCAGCCTCCTCGACAAGCTGCTGAGTTACTCCCGGCTGAACCTTTTAATCATCGACGAACTCGGCTACATGCCCGTAACTAAAGAACAGGCCAACCTCCTCTTCCGCCTGGTCTCCATGCGTTACGAGAAGGGGAGCATTATCCTGACCAGCAACTATAACTTCAACGAATGGGGGGAGATATTTTCCGACCAAGTGGTGGCTGCGGCCATAATTGACCGGCTTGTGCATCACGCCCGCATTTTCTATATTAACGGCACTAGCTACCGGCTCAAAGGTAAACTGAAAGCAGCCAACGACCGTTAA